A portion of the Sabethes cyaneus chromosome 3, idSabCyanKW18_F2, whole genome shotgun sequence genome contains these proteins:
- the LOC128742792 gene encoding uncharacterized protein LOC128742792 isoform X1 has product MECDDAAVERQKLVSNDEEDDQATITNLSSSGQAKSIQTPISPVLSNKVRESSIFSSGETSRSHNSTSYTASLAGKAAQGDAPPATRLNYVNERRAGQDAKVKPKKIQRDLTPSSAISSSNSSSNLPVGSRLYRSAGLQQRVSDQSSQASNSRSNAATANSSATSLNKSHSFASRSLKHHSFISEVPDVRHMERALLGLLDDFHSGKLKAFGSGCTMEQMTSIREQQESLAKLHFDLGNESSTSSAAFSSGNADSNQSQANMKKLVAKLEQLSFSIEKLHSSKAEQ; this is encoded by the exons ATGGAATGCGACGATGCGGCAGTCGAACGGCAGAAGCTGGTATCCAACGACGAGGAGGACGATCAAGCGACCATCACTAACCTTTCGTCCAGCGGGCAGGCCAAATCGATTCAGACGCCAATCTCCCCCGTGCTCAGCAATAAGGTTCGTGAGTCATCC ATTTTCTCTAGTGGCGAAACGAGCCGTAGTCACAATTCCACCAGCTACACGGCCAGCCTAGCGGGGAAAGCTGCTCAGGGCGATGCTCCGCCCGCAACGCGCTTAAACTATGTCAACGAGCGTCGGGCTGGCCAGGACGCGAAGGTCAAACCGAAAAAGATTCAAAGAG ATCTTACACCGTCCAGTGCAATCAGCTCTAGCAACAGCAGTAGCAATCTCCCTGTCGGCTCGCGGCTTTACCGCAGCGCCGGTCTGCAGCAGAGGGTGTCCGATCAGTCGTCGCAAGCCAGTAACAGTAGGTCGAACGCCGCCACCGCCAACAGTAGCGCGACCAGCTTGAACAAAAGCCACAGCTTTGCTTCGCGTTCACTAAAACATCATTCTTTCATATCAGAGGTTCCGGACGTGCGGCACATGGAGCGGGCTCTGCTCGGGCTGCTAGACGATTTCCACTCGGGCAAACTGAAGGCTTTCG GATCCGGCTGCACGATGGAACAGATGACCAGCATCCGCGAGCAGCAGGAAAGTCTGGCAAAACTCCACTTCGATCTGGGCAATGAATCCTCCACGTCGTCGGCTGCCTTCAGCAGTGGAAACGCCGACAGTAATCAGTCCCAGGCCAACATGAAAAAGCTGGTAGCCAAGCTGGAGCAGCTGTCGTTTTCCATCGAGAAGTTGCACTCGAGCAAAGCAGAGCAGTAA
- the LOC128742792 gene encoding uncharacterized protein LOC128742792 isoform X2 → MECDDAAVERQKLVSNDEEDDQATITNLSSSGQAKSIQTPISPVLSNKIFSSGETSRSHNSTSYTASLAGKAAQGDAPPATRLNYVNERRAGQDAKVKPKKIQRDLTPSSAISSSNSSSNLPVGSRLYRSAGLQQRVSDQSSQASNSRSNAATANSSATSLNKSHSFASRSLKHHSFISEVPDVRHMERALLGLLDDFHSGKLKAFGSGCTMEQMTSIREQQESLAKLHFDLGNESSTSSAAFSSGNADSNQSQANMKKLVAKLEQLSFSIEKLHSSKAEQ, encoded by the exons ATGGAATGCGACGATGCGGCAGTCGAACGGCAGAAGCTGGTATCCAACGACGAGGAGGACGATCAAGCGACCATCACTAACCTTTCGTCCAGCGGGCAGGCCAAATCGATTCAGACGCCAATCTCCCCCGTGCTCAGCAATAAG ATTTTCTCTAGTGGCGAAACGAGCCGTAGTCACAATTCCACCAGCTACACGGCCAGCCTAGCGGGGAAAGCTGCTCAGGGCGATGCTCCGCCCGCAACGCGCTTAAACTATGTCAACGAGCGTCGGGCTGGCCAGGACGCGAAGGTCAAACCGAAAAAGATTCAAAGAG ATCTTACACCGTCCAGTGCAATCAGCTCTAGCAACAGCAGTAGCAATCTCCCTGTCGGCTCGCGGCTTTACCGCAGCGCCGGTCTGCAGCAGAGGGTGTCCGATCAGTCGTCGCAAGCCAGTAACAGTAGGTCGAACGCCGCCACCGCCAACAGTAGCGCGACCAGCTTGAACAAAAGCCACAGCTTTGCTTCGCGTTCACTAAAACATCATTCTTTCATATCAGAGGTTCCGGACGTGCGGCACATGGAGCGGGCTCTGCTCGGGCTGCTAGACGATTTCCACTCGGGCAAACTGAAGGCTTTCG GATCCGGCTGCACGATGGAACAGATGACCAGCATCCGCGAGCAGCAGGAAAGTCTGGCAAAACTCCACTTCGATCTGGGCAATGAATCCTCCACGTCGTCGGCTGCCTTCAGCAGTGGAAACGCCGACAGTAATCAGTCCCAGGCCAACATGAAAAAGCTGGTAGCCAAGCTGGAGCAGCTGTCGTTTTCCATCGAGAAGTTGCACTCGAGCAAAGCAGAGCAGTAA
- the LOC128741283 gene encoding major facilitator superfamily domain-containing protein 1-like isoform X1 has product MPRLYEEDEARRPILQPDTDSEDPPVPGRSSGSRNRRQTDDDEFSEQALSGCGASACCNPTSFLHRFMALILMCLVGFGSYFCYDNPGALQDKFKSDLDLTTSEFVWLYSIYSWPNVILCFIGGFLIDRVFGIRFGTIIYMFILLIGQLIFATGGLINQFWLMILGRFLFGIGAESLAVAQNNYAVLWFKGKELNMVFGLQLSFARVGSTVNFLVMVPVYNYVRSLGYQGHQCTGVVLLMATLTCVMSMLCALMLGWMDKRAARILRRNDNPPNGEVARLSDIKTFRITFWMVTVICVAYYVAIFPFIALGKVFFMRKFDFTPEDANTVNSIVYIVAGVASPLLGLVIDRTGKNVLWVFLSIIVTMVAHGLLAFTFYNPYIAMITMGMAYSMLASSLWPLVALIVPEYQLGTAYGICQSVQNLGLAVISMLSGVIVDKGGYFMLEIFFIGWLVVSLLATIVIWLYDGNNSGILNMTPAERELHASKLLREEPKSRSSLDNIAPTVTAVGSLNADREEEEEEINSPAPESIRNRYVSRVLDSTAGQNQSDSEPLIE; this is encoded by the exons ATGCCGCGACTGTACGAAGAGGATGAAGCCCGAAGGCCAATCCTGCAACCGGACACGGATAGTGAGGATCCACCGGTTCCAGGGCGGTCAAGCGGGTCACGGAACCGGAGGCAAACCGACGATGACGAATTTAGCGAGCAGGCACTGTCCGGGTGCGGTGCCAGTGCCTGCTGTAATCCCACCTCGTTCCTGCATCGTTTCATGGCACTGATCCTGATGTGTTTAGTTGGGTTTGGATCGTACTTTTGCTACGATAATCCCGGAGCGCTGCAGGACAAGTTCAAATCCGATCTGGACCTAACGACGTCGGAGTTTGTGTGGCTGTACTCGATCTATTCGTGGCCGAACGTGATTCTGTGCTTTATTGGGGGCTTTCTGATTGATCGAGTGTTCGGCATTCGGTTCGGAACGATTATCTACATGTTTATTTTGTTGATTGGACAGCTTATTTTTGCCACCGGAGGGCTGATCAATCAGTTTTGGTTGATGATTCTCGGGCGCTTTTTGTTTGG TATCGGAGCCGAATCGTTAGCCGTGGCACAGAATAATTACGCTGTTCTGTGGTTTAAAGGAAAAGAGTTGAATATGGTCTTCGGTCTGCAGCTTTCGTTTGCTCGCGTCGGCAGTACGGTGAATTTCTTGGTGATGGTTCCCGTGTACAACTACGTTCGAAGCTTGGGCTATCAGGGGCATCAATGTACCGGAGTGGTCCTTTTGATGGCCACTTTAACTTGTGTGATGTCAATGCTCTGTGCACTGATGCTGGGTTGGATGGATAAACGAGCTGCCCGCATCCTGCGGAGGAACGATAATCCTCCCAACGGGGAAGTTGCACGGCTGTCCGATATTAAGACGTTCCGCATCACGTTCTGGATGGTGACGGTGATTTGTGTCGCCTACTATGTGGCTATCTTCCCCTTCATCGCTCTGGGGAAGGTGTTTTTCATGAGAAAGTTTGATTTTACGCCAGAGGATGCCAATACGGTTAATTCTATTGTGTACATCGTGGCTGGAGTGGCCAGCCCGCTGTTAGGATTGGTTATTGATCGCACAGGAAAGAATGTCCTGTGGGTGTTTCTGTCGATTATCGTGACGATGGTGGCTCACGGCCTGCTAGCATTCACGTTCTATAATCCGTACATTGCGATGATAACGATGGGCATGGCCTACTCGATGCTAGCCAGCAGTTTGTGGCCACTGGTGGCGCTCATCGTGCCGGAGTATCAACTGGGAACCGCGTACGGAAT CTGCCAATCGGTGCAGAATCTAGGTTTGGCGGTGATTTCTATGCTTTCGGGTGTGATTGTAGATAAGGGAGGGTATTTTATGTTGGAAATATTTTTCATCGGATGGCTTGTTG TTTCTCTTTTGGCTACAATTGTCATCTGGCTATATGATGGAAACAACAGTGGAATTTTAAATATGACGCCTGCGGAGCGAGAATTGCATGCCAGCAAACT CCTGCGCGAGGAACCGAAGAGCCGCTCGTCGCTGGACAACATTGCACCCACCGTCACCGCGGTGGGTTCACTGAATGCCGACCGGGAGGAGGAAGAGGAGGAAATCAATTCACCGGCACCGGAGTCCATTCGGAACCGGTACGTTAGCCGGGTGCTGGACAGCACAGCCGGACAGAACCAGAGCGATTCGGAGCCGCTGATTGAGTAG
- the LOC128742978 gene encoding uncharacterized protein LOC128742978 has product MADLKKDLDEYLLLQSDQKKSFKLEMPKMPSISASGGLVSKLFGKSPEPETNSWLKETQDTCCPKLSRIQRIVGFVTCMGLGVFCMIVSTFYIPVLILKARKFALLYTLGSIFFIMSFSFLSGFAAMFRQMFSRDRLCLSTSYTCCLVATVYFATIEKSTAFTVLFAVAQIISLLWMILGTIPGGMTGVKFFSQMFRSSVSNQLPV; this is encoded by the exons ATGGCCGATCTAAAGAAGGACCTGGACGAGTATCTGCTGCTGCAGAGCGACCAGAAGAAAAGTTTCAAGCTTGAAATGCCCAAAATGCCGTCGATATCCGCGTCCGGAGGGCTAGTGAGCAAACTTTTCGGCAAAAGTCCGGAACCGGAGACGAACAGCTGGCTCAAGGAAACACAGGATACCTGCTGTCCAAAATTG AGTCGGATACAAAGAATCGTCGGTTTTGTGACGTGCATGGGACTGGGAGTGTTTTGCATGATTGTGTCCACTTTCTACATTCCGGTGTTGATACTCAAAGCAAGgaagtttgctttgctttacacaCTGGGCAGCATCTTTTTCATTATGAG TTTCTCCTTTCTCAGCGGATTTGCAGCCATGTTCCGGCAAATGTTCTCCCGCGATCGGTTGTGCCTGTCGACATCGTACACCTGCTGCCTGGTGGCCACGGTGTACTTTGCTACGATCGAAAAAAGCACGGCTTTCACCGTGCTGTTCGCGGTCGCACAAATAATCTCCCTGCTGTGGATGATTCTTGGCACCATCCCGGGCGGGATGACCGGAGTCAAATTCTTCAGCCAGATGTTCCGAAGCTCGGTATCCAACCAGTTACCGGTGTAA
- the LOC128741283 gene encoding major facilitator superfamily domain-containing protein 1-like isoform X2, producing MPRLYEEDEARRPILQPDTDSEDPPVPGRSSGSRNRRQTDDDEFSEQALSGCGASACCNPTSFLHRFMALILMCLVGFGSYFCYDNPGALQDKFKSDLDLTTSEFVWLYSIYSWPNVILCFIGGFLIDRVFGIRFGTIIYMFILLIGQLIFATGGLINQFWLMILGRFLFGIGAESLAVAQNNYAVLWFKGKELNMVFGLQLSFARVGSTVNFLVMVPVYNYVRSLGYQGHQCTGVVLLMATLTCVMSMLCALMLGWMDKRAARILRRNDNPPNGEVARLSDIKTFRITFWMVTVICVAYYVAIFPFIALGKVFFMRKFDFTPEDANTVNSIVYIVAGVASPLLGLVIDRTGKNVLWVFLSIIVTMVAHGLLAFTFYNPYIAMITMGMAYSMLASSLWPLVALIVPEYQLGTAYGICQSVQNLGLAVISMLSGVIVDKGGYFMLEIFFIGWLVVSLLATIVIWLYDGNNSGILNMTPAERELHASKLLQ from the exons ATGCCGCGACTGTACGAAGAGGATGAAGCCCGAAGGCCAATCCTGCAACCGGACACGGATAGTGAGGATCCACCGGTTCCAGGGCGGTCAAGCGGGTCACGGAACCGGAGGCAAACCGACGATGACGAATTTAGCGAGCAGGCACTGTCCGGGTGCGGTGCCAGTGCCTGCTGTAATCCCACCTCGTTCCTGCATCGTTTCATGGCACTGATCCTGATGTGTTTAGTTGGGTTTGGATCGTACTTTTGCTACGATAATCCCGGAGCGCTGCAGGACAAGTTCAAATCCGATCTGGACCTAACGACGTCGGAGTTTGTGTGGCTGTACTCGATCTATTCGTGGCCGAACGTGATTCTGTGCTTTATTGGGGGCTTTCTGATTGATCGAGTGTTCGGCATTCGGTTCGGAACGATTATCTACATGTTTATTTTGTTGATTGGACAGCTTATTTTTGCCACCGGAGGGCTGATCAATCAGTTTTGGTTGATGATTCTCGGGCGCTTTTTGTTTGG TATCGGAGCCGAATCGTTAGCCGTGGCACAGAATAATTACGCTGTTCTGTGGTTTAAAGGAAAAGAGTTGAATATGGTCTTCGGTCTGCAGCTTTCGTTTGCTCGCGTCGGCAGTACGGTGAATTTCTTGGTGATGGTTCCCGTGTACAACTACGTTCGAAGCTTGGGCTATCAGGGGCATCAATGTACCGGAGTGGTCCTTTTGATGGCCACTTTAACTTGTGTGATGTCAATGCTCTGTGCACTGATGCTGGGTTGGATGGATAAACGAGCTGCCCGCATCCTGCGGAGGAACGATAATCCTCCCAACGGGGAAGTTGCACGGCTGTCCGATATTAAGACGTTCCGCATCACGTTCTGGATGGTGACGGTGATTTGTGTCGCCTACTATGTGGCTATCTTCCCCTTCATCGCTCTGGGGAAGGTGTTTTTCATGAGAAAGTTTGATTTTACGCCAGAGGATGCCAATACGGTTAATTCTATTGTGTACATCGTGGCTGGAGTGGCCAGCCCGCTGTTAGGATTGGTTATTGATCGCACAGGAAAGAATGTCCTGTGGGTGTTTCTGTCGATTATCGTGACGATGGTGGCTCACGGCCTGCTAGCATTCACGTTCTATAATCCGTACATTGCGATGATAACGATGGGCATGGCCTACTCGATGCTAGCCAGCAGTTTGTGGCCACTGGTGGCGCTCATCGTGCCGGAGTATCAACTGGGAACCGCGTACGGAAT CTGCCAATCGGTGCAGAATCTAGGTTTGGCGGTGATTTCTATGCTTTCGGGTGTGATTGTAGATAAGGGAGGGTATTTTATGTTGGAAATATTTTTCATCGGATGGCTTGTTG TTTCTCTTTTGGCTACAATTGTCATCTGGCTATATGATGGAAACAACAGTGGAATTTTAAATATGACGCCTGCGGAGCGAGAATTGCATGCCAGCAAACT ACTGCAATAA
- the LOC128742806 gene encoding fibronectin type-III domain-containing protein 3A isoform X4, producing the protein MEPSSSSERPRTERTIVVKINGTTPQFFNPMAAGYQAGPGPGAPHLYQTPLITGGAGAGAAAAAAGGTAGGGTHTLHTPQANVTHSPSPPHSTNNQYHKDERALRQHTKLLRKLDQKQRELNASITTPINSPRKHTEVNGNVRKHQQQQQQQQQQHQQQQLQPPLLLHQQQHLHQHPVSAVQRNGTSSVATSEDGEESSSMPDEEDDTQTIIEHLSSVPSPQVNEITSRSALFQWSPPSPLPPAETLPFNVHDLHYELLLSDPGKENKYKSIFKGSSLSCMVQDLRPGQEYTVRLQVYLDQLHGSPTEATVFNTPACEPEVPKIPTLIARTKNSLQLRWNAAADNGAHITNYILEYDNGKYNGMVHLINSQNCDFVEVCKTKGKQFTVNKLHPSTCYIFRLAAVNEYGRSGYSDLVKFNTAGNPPSQPSPPTLQHATATSLKLAWQRRSPSEGFTLQMNDLDQGYGYKNIYTGMDTVYECVGLRRATTFHFRVKAENENGQSPYSKEVVFKTLPSCPGRPTKPQVKGKIHATAFKVKWDPPVDTGGADISLYHLEINSCSLYERIYSGKESEALIERLSPGTTYQIRVLCEGPGGISTFSEPCLVTTEPVAPRAPQRPYCSGAPTPYAACLMWDKPDYNGGAPVLEYEMEVEMTNKTRNACYRGKDQFCVVKDLRPGELYTVQVRAINRIGAGEWSEEYSFHAGAAPPNAPKELHISVKSPTHLTVIWDEPHCNGAPISEYILQSSTAAGDAIAVDTADGSVADSNAEELVFQTVYHGQQRTAELKNLAPFTVYYFRVCAVNSAGSSRYSSTFSQKTPAAPPNVPVLGQHKITAKSILISWETPQCNGSSITYYNIECGDRVISRDAASTLFRRSRNEREANRTRNDGEDYEDDDDNLEEEEDYDEDESGTREDSAASENDDQEQSETNLLDNNATVDANRNELLIEDLHPESAYKLRIQAVNEIGTGPFTGYLKFTTAPLPPKPPKLECIQFAFSHLKLRWGEGKNMVDLARYYVEMENNRTGEYQNVYTGTRSTCKVMKLHELTAYTFRIAVETKHAGMGDFSEDFVFVTNAATPNTIKAPRVYIEPVSGSSGNSSPQHPPSSVNGSVNNLNAAGLLQGNTQLTAGPSAAAAAGVGILTIEWQTSRNNPFSDAIEYVLQMAKSKDQEFHEIYRGPETRHTIYNLCYGVGYLFKVCPVRIRSNGEEIHGQFSPVLHHQLTPHRTSTASSHGGHSRHGGAYHDEVDGSYSSSHTRTLFAGNVVNSRGELILANASAGYDGHNQANQNASSAAQTLLHLPKGANLMQTVSELFEADSSKAVLFVLIFIVLSMIVAACLK; encoded by the exons ATGGAGCCCTCAAGTAGTTCCGAGAGGCCTCGTACCGAGAGGACGATAGTTGTTAAG ATCAATGGTACTACACCGCAGTTTTTCAATCCGATGGCGGCCGGCTATCAGGCGGGACCGGGTCCCGGAGCACCTCATCTCTACCAAACACCTCTGATCACCGGCGGTGCGGGAGCGGGAGCGGCGGCAGCGGCAGCCGGTGGTACCGCTGGCGGTGGCACTCACACACTCCACACGCCGCAGGCCAACGTGACCCATTCGCCATCACCTCCGCACTCGACCAACAATCAGTACCACAAGGACGAGAGGGCGCTACGGCAGCATACGAAGCTGCTGCGAAAATTAGATCAGAAACAAAGAGAACTGA ATGCCTCCATTACGACGCCAATCAATTCGCCTCGGAAGCACACGGAAGTGAACGGCAATGTACGTAAGcatcaacaacagcagcagcagcagcagcagcaacatcaaCAACAGCAACTCCAGCCGCCACTTTTGCTGCATCAGCAGCAACACCTCCACCAGCATCCAGTTTCTGCTGTGCAACGCAATGGAACATCCTCGGTGGCCACTTCGGAAGACGGAGAAGAATCTTCTAGCATGCCGGACGAAGAGGATGACACCCAAACTATCATCGAACATCTTAGTTCCGTTCCGTCGCCACAGGTTAATGAGATTACGTCTCGATCAGCCTTGTTCCAATGGTCACCGCCCAGTCCACTACCGCCTGCCGAAACTCTGCCCTTCAATGTGCATGATTTGCATTACGAACTACTGCTCAGCGATCCCGGAAAGGAGAACAAATACAAAAGTATATTCAAGGGAAGTTCACTTAGCTGTATGGTGCAGGATCTACGACCGGGACAGGAGTATACTGTCCGATTGCAGGTCTACCTGGACCAACTGCATGGATCGCCGACGGAAGCAACCGTTTTCAATACACCAGCTTGTGAACCGGAAGTTCCAAAGATACCCACGCTAATAGCTAGAACAAAAAATTCACTCCAGCTTCGCTGGAACGCTGCGGCCGATAATGGCGCCCACATTACCAATTACATTCTCGAGTACGACAACGGAAAGTATAACGGAATGGTTCACCTGATCAATTcccaaaattgtgattttgtagAGGTATGCAAGACAAAAGGTAAACAGTTTACGGTAAACAAGCTGCACCCTTCCACCTGTTACATTTTTCGACTGGCGGCGGTAAACGAATACGGCCGCAGCGGCTATTCGGATCTTGTGAAATTTAATACTGCTGGCAATCCGCCATCGCAGCCATCACCTCCAACGCTACAACATGCAACAGCAACCTCGCTCAAACTCGCCTGGCAGCGACGGTCACCGAGTGAGGGATTCACGTTGCAAATGAACGATCTGGACCAGGGCTACGGTTACAAGAACATCTACACCGGAATGGACACCGTGTACGAGTGTGTAGGTTTAAGACGAGCAACGACATTCCACTTTAGGGTAAAAGCAGAGAACGAAAATGGCCAAAGTCCGTACAGCAAAGAGGTTGTGTTCAAAACGCTCCCCTCCTGTCCGGGCCGACCGACCAAACCTCAGGTGAAGGGTAAAATTCACGCGACGGCATTTAAGGTCAAGTGGGACCCGCCGGTCGATACGGGTGGCGCTGATATTTCGCTCTACCATCTGGAGATCAACTCGTGCTCGTTGTACGAGCGGATATACAGTGGCAAGGAGTCGGAGGCGCTGATCGAGCGACTCAGCCCCGGAACCACCTACCAGATCCGGGTACTGTGCGAGGGCCCTGGTGGTATCAGTACATTCTCGGAGCCGTGCCTGGTCACGACGGAACCGGTGGCACCGCGGGCACCGCAGCGACCCTACTGCAGCGGGGCACCGACGCCGTACGCCGCCTGTCTGATGTGGGACAAGCCGGATTACAATGGAG GTGCACCCGTGCTCGAGTACGAGATGGAGGTGGAAATGACGAACAAGACCCGGAACGCTTGCTACCGCGGCAAGGACCAGTTCTGCGTAGTGAAAGACCTCAGGCCGGGCGAACTGTACACGGTACAGGTGCGTGCAATCAATCGTATCGGAGCCGGCGAATGGTCAGAGGAGTACAGCTTCCACGCTGGCGCCGCACCACCGAACGCTCCGAAGGAGCTGCACATTTCAGTTAAATCGCCAACTCATCTAACTGTGATCTGGGACGAACCGCACTGCAATGGGGCACCGATCAGCGAGTATATCCTACAGTCAAGTACCGCTGCTGGCGATGCTATTGCTGTTGATACGGCTGACGGTTCCGTCGCCGATAGCAATGCCGAGGAATTGGTCTTCCAGACTGTCTACCACGGTCAGCAACGAACTGCTGAGTTGAAAAATCTTGCTCCATTCACCGTCTACTATTTCCGGGTGTGTGCGGTTAACAGTGCCGGCAGCTCTCGGTACTCGTCGACGTTCTCGCAAAAGACCCCAGCGGCACCGCCAAATGTCCCCGTTCTAGGGCAACATAAAATTACGGCCAAAAGTATACTTATCAGTTGGGAGACACCACAGTGCAATGGTTCATCGATTACCTACTACAATATTGAGTGCGGTGATCGGGTGATATCGAGAGACGCTGCTTCGACGCTGTTTCGAAGAAGCCGCAATGAGAGGGAGGCCAATCGAACAAGAAACGATGGTGAGGAttatgaagatgatgatgacaaTTTAGAAGAGGAGGAAGACTACGATGAGGATGAATCGGGGACTAGGGAGGATTCGGCGGCGTCCGAGAACGACGATCAAGAACAGTCAGAAACGAATTTATTAGATAATAACGCAACCGTGGACGCTAATCGCAATGAGTTGTTGATCGAGGATCTACATCCGGAGTCGGCGTATAAGTTGAGAATTCAAGCCGTGAACGAGATCGGAACTGGTCCATTCACCGGATATCTTAAATTTACTACCGCACCACTGCCACCAAAACCACCAAAGTTGGAGTGTATTCAGTTCGCGTTCTCACATCTGAAGTTGCGTTGGGGTGAAGGAAAGAACATGGTAGATCTTGCACGGTACTATGTGGAAATGGAAAACAATCGCACCGGAGAGTACCAGAATGTGTACACGGGAACCCGTAGCACCTGTAAGGTGATGAAGCTGCATGAGCTGACGGCGTACACGTTCCGGATAGCAGTCGAAACGAAACACGCCGGAATGGGTGACTTTTCCGAAGATTTCGTGTTCGTAACGAACGCTGCAACGCCGAACACCATCAAGGCACCGAGGGTATACATTGAACCGGTAAGTGGTAGCAGCGGCAACAGTTCGCCCCAGCATCCACCGTCCTCGGTGAATGGCAGTGTCAACAATCTGAACGCGGCTGGTCTTCTGCAGGGAAATACTCAACTAACGGCGGGTCCGTCGGCGGCAGCCGCAGCCGGTGTCGGTATACTGACCATCGAGTGGCAAACCAGCCGGAACAATCCGTTTTCCGACGCGATCGAGTATGTGCTGCAGATGGCCAAATCGAAGGACCAGGAATTCCATGAG atcTACCGTGGACCGGAAACACGACACACCATCTACAATCTGTGCTACGGGGTGGGTTACCTGTTCAAGGTATGCCCGGTTCGAATTCGGTCCAATGGGGAGGAGATCCATGGTCAATTTTCGCCAGTTTTGCACCACCAGCTGACACCACATCGAACTTCGACGGCCAGCTCGCATGGTGGCCACTCGAGACACGGCGGTGCATACCACGACGAAGTGGACGGCTCGTACTCGTCGTCCCACACGAGGACGCTGTTTGCCGGCAACGTGGTCAACAGTCGAGGTGAGCTAATCCTTGCCAATGCTTCCGCAGGTTACGACGGCCATAATCAGGCGAATCAAAATGCCAGCAGCGCTGCGCAAACACTGCTCCACTTGCCCAAGGGCGCCAATCTGATGCAAACGGTTTCCGAGCTGTTCGAGGCGGACTCCAGCAAGGCAGTCCTGTTCGTTCTCATCTTCATCGTACTGTCGATGATCGTGGCAGCTTGCCTGAAGTGA
- the LOC128743789 gene encoding cytochrome c oxidase subunit 7A, mitochondrial-like, translating into MGHHPEPKTYISEKLPEGLRKSMETFQAKNSLPVFLKGGPMDRVLYLTTLALCGLGILGTFKLVYDLGFSGKKKE; encoded by the exons ATGGGGCACCATCCGGAACCGAAAACGTACATCTCGGAAAAACTGCCAGAAGGACTGCGCAAGAGCATGGAAACGTTTCAG GCTAAGAATTCGTTACCTGTTTTCTTGAAGGGTGGCCCAATGGACAGGGTTCTCTATTTGACAACCCTGGCCTTGTGTGGACTGGGAATTCTCGGCACTTTCAAGTTAGTTTACGATTTAGGGTTTTCCGGTAAGAAAAAGGAATAA